Within the Nocardioides humi genome, the region GGCCGGTTCGGGACCTGTGCCCGCTGGCTAGGACATCCGGTCGACCAGCTTGGCCATCTCGTCGAGCCGGACCAGCGTCTCTGACTCCGAGGCCGGCTCGAGGAGGAGTCCGACCCGCTCGACGCCGTGGTCACGGTAGGCACTGACAACGTCGGGAGTGCGATGGTCGGCGCCGAAGACGGTGATCGGCACGTCGAGCCCGGCGGCCGCCGCGAGTCCGATCTGACCGGGTACGTCAGCCGGATCCGCGGCCGCGCCGGCAACCCACCCGTCACCGTGGCGTGCGATGCGCCGGAAGCCGGCCTTGGACTGCCCGCCGACGTAGATGGGAGGGTGCGGCTTCTGCACCGGCTTCGGCCACGCGTAGATGGGGCCGAAGTCGACGTGCTCCCCGTGGAACTCCGCCTTCTCCTGGGTCCAGATCTCCTTCAGCGCCTGCAACTGCTCGTCCATCAGCGCACCTCGGATCGCCGGATCGGTGCCGTGCGTGCTCATCTCCTCCAGGAGCCAACCGGCGCCGACGCCGAAGAAGAACCGACCGTCGGAGATGTGATCGACGGACGCCACCTCCTTCGCGAGCTGGACGACATCGCGCTGGATGATCAACGAGATGCTGGTACCCAGCGTCAGCGTGGTCGTCACCGCGGCTGCCGCCGACAGGACGACGAACGGATCGAGGCAGTGACGGTAGTAGTCCGGCATCTCGCCGCCATTGGGATACACCGATTCGTAGTGAACCGGAATGTGCGAGTGCTCGGTGACGAGCAGGCACTCGAACCCACGCTCCTCGACGGCCCGGGCCAGTGCGACGGGGCGCATGCCCAGGTCGGTCACGAACGCACCGATACCCAGCTTCATGGGATTCTCCAGATCTTGTGGTCCCGGGGTGGCCCGGATCACCACGACGCTAGGAGCGTCGGGCTCCTCCGAGGTGTCTCAAATGCCGACAGGTCCGGCGTTCGGCAGGTCGGCGAAGACCTCCCGGGCCAGCTGGTCGAGGGAAGCGCGGAGAGCGCGCGCCGCCGCACCGGGATCCATGGCCTGGACCTCGTCGGAGAGCACCTCGATCGACCAGGGCGCCCGCACCCCACGGGCCACGAGTCCCCGGAGCATGCCGACGAGATCCCACTCCCCGTCACCCGGGAACCGCCGCAGGTGCATCGTCTCCGCGAAGTAATCGTCGGGGTTCGCCGGCCGACGAGGTCCGTCGGAGATCTGGACGACCGTCACGCGGTCGCTCGCGAGCGCATCCAGTGCGCCGGGCGCGTGCGCCCCTCGCTCGTAGTGCCACGTGTCAAGGCAGACACCGGCGTTGGCCCGGTCGACGTCGGCGAGCAGGCCCACCGCCGTCGGAACATCGGGCACGCTCGTCCCCGCCATGAACTCCACGGCGACGGTGGCGCCGTGGGCGGACACTCTGTCGCAGAGCGCAGCCATGCGCTCGCCGGCCCGGCTGCCGCCTGGACCATAGGTCCCCAAGACGTTCACATGATCCGGGCCGAGCCGTTCGACCATCTCCAGCAGGGCGACCTGAGTCGCGCCGTCGAAGCAGGGCACGTCGAACGGGAACGAGGGAGGACCCCATCGGGGCGGCGCTCCGGCGCCTGGCTCGTTGAAGCCGGCATCGAAGCCGAGCGCGATCTCGAGCTCGGACACCCGCACGCCGTGAGCCTTCAAGGTGCCGGTGAGATCGTCGAGGGTCACCCCCTCGGCTGCAAGGGCATTGAACTCGAGGACCGAGTAGCCGATCGCGGTGAAGCCCGCCTCGGCCGCAGCTCTGATCCTCTCCTCGAAGGAGACAGGTCCGAGACAGCCGTGGGCCAGGATGAATTCGGGGTACTCGGCCATCGCCGCTCACCTCTCGTCAGTAGGGATGCGCGGTCGCTCGGAGCACGATCGCGCGGGAGAACCAGTCGTCGTGGTGGTTCGGGTGCACCTGGTCTGGTCGACGGGGCTGAGGTCATCGGCCGACGTCTACGAGCACCTTGCCGACTACGGCGTCCTCGACGGCTGCATGCGCGTCGGCGATCCGGTCCAGTGGGTAGTGGTGCAAGGGAAGGCCGAACTCCTCGCCGACCCGTAGCGCTCGGTCACCGAGAGCGTGGTCGATGGAGCTCACCGCGTCGTCGAGGTCGTCGGCCGTCATCGAGTAGAGCAGCACGAAGCGCCACGTCACCGCCTGGGCCATCTGGGAGCGCACGGGCATCGTGACCGCGTCCCCTCCGTTGTTCGCGTAGACCACGATCTCGCCGTGCTGAGCGATCACGGCGAGGTCGAGCTCGACGTTGACCGCCGGCGCGACCTCGACGACGATGTCGACCCCACCGGGCGCGATACGGCGGATCTGCTCGGCCGCGTCCTGGTCACGGTAGCCGACGACGTGTCGTGCGCCTGCCGCCCTCGCCAATCGCACCTTGGCCTCGGTGCTCACCGTCGTGATCACCCGCGCGCCCGCCCAGATCGCGAGCTGGATCGCCGCATTGCCCACGGCTCCGGCTCCTCCGGCGACCAGGACAGTCACGCCGTCGAGCACTCCCGGAGCCAGTCGCCGGGGACCACCGCGACGCAGGGTGAGGGCGTGGTGGGCGGTGATGAAGGGGACTCCGAGACTCGCCCCCAGCTCGAAGGACGCGGAATCCGGCAGCCGGCGGACGAGGTCGGCGGGGACGGTGGCGAACTCCTGGGCGGTGCCCTCGAGCCTCTTGAAGGCGATCAGCCAGAGCCACACGCGGTCGCCGGGCCTGACGTGCGAGACGTCCGCTCCGACCGCGTCCACGACGCCGGCTCCGTCGAGGTGGGGGACCTGCACCGCTCCGTCGGGAATCGGCATGTGGATGGCCCCGTTGCGCGACTTCCAGTCGGTAGGGTTCACGCCGGAGACATGGATGCGGACGCGAACCTCGCCCGGGCCCGGGTCACGCGTGGGGAGATCGACGATCGTCAGGACGTCTCGCCCACCGGTGACGGCATAGCCTGCTGCTCTGATGTGGATCACTCCTCGGTTGGTCGGCCCTACAGGCCGAACTGACTGATCTTCCGGTAGAGGCTCGACCTGGAGATGCCGAGTTCCAGGGCGGCCTGGACCTTGTTGCCGCCCGAAGCGTCGAGCGCGGCGAGCAGAGCGTCACGTTCAACGCGCTCCATCCAACTCAGGCGGTGGCGCTCGATCTGGGCGCGAACATCCGCCGGAAGATCCGCTCTCGTCACCACCCCCGGGTGACGGGCCAACGTCCGCAGGACGACCTGTTCGAGCTCGCGCAGGTTCCCCCGCCACGGCAGTTTCATGAGCGCGTCCAGTGCATCCGGTGCCCAGCGGACCCGCCGACCCCGCGCCTCGCTCACCGCAGCGACGAGTCGCGGAACGTCGTTGACCCGCTCTCGCAGTGGGGGCAGCTCCACATGCCGCTCGGCGAAGAGCCTGTAGAAGGTGAGCTCCGCGCTGCTGTGGTGGCCATCGACCAGGCTCGGGGCAGCGAAGGCCGTCGCCACGACGCGGGCGCTGTCGGGCCGCGTCGGCGCGTTCCAGACCTCCTGGAGGGTCGCGAGCACCTCGCGCCGGCTCCTGTCCACATGGCCGAGGACCACGCCGTCCCCTCGGACGACGGCCGCTCGGAACTCGGCAACGCACGCCGCGGCGTCGACGTCTTCGCTGACGTCGATGGCGACGACGCTCCCGCACGACTCGAGGGCGCGGCGAGCAGCCGACAGCTTGCCTGTGCCCGGCTCTCCCGTGACCAGGACCGGCACTCCTTCCTCGATGCCCGCCGACAGCGAGCGGAGCGCCTGTGCGTGCAGGGTGCTCGTGCCGACGTCCTGCACGAAGGCACCTCGAGCGCGACGCGCCGGTGCCTCGAGCTCGACGAACAGGCTCTCGTCGTCACCGAGGGGGACACGCTCGCGTCGACCAGCACGCCATCTCCCAAGGTGATGGACCGTCGGGAGCTCTCCGAGCGACCCTGCCGGCGTACCTCTGATCTCAGCACGGCCAGGTCGAGGCTGGAGAGCAGCGCCGTCGACCGGGTGTCGGCGACGCACAGGTCGTCCGTGAGCAGCAGGGAGGCGCGGTCGGGCCGCCGACGACGCAGGAACTGGTCGACCAGCGCACGGGTCCGATCGCCCTCCTGGAACTGTAGGACCGAGCGGAGCTCCATGCCGGCCCACCTCAGAAGCGCGAGAATCACGCGGGCGTCATCCCCCTCAGGCAGCGCGACGCCGATGATCGCGGCGGATCGTCGGGTCACCGGATGCTGGACCGGCACCGCCACGCACGTGCGTCCGGTGAACCTTCGCGACCAGTGCTCATGTCCCGTGATCACCTTCGGGTAGCCGTCCGCCAACGCGGTGCCCACCGCGTTGGTTCCCGCGTCCTCCTCGCGCAGCGACGTTCCCACCTTCGTCGACGCACCGATCGTCTGGTCGTTGTCGGCGGATCGCCATGCCCCGATCACTCGGGCGCCGCCGTCGGCGAACACCAACTCCGCTCCCGACCCGGCCAGCGCCTCGCGAAGACGCGCGACCACCGGCTCGGCGAGGGCCAGCAGTCGATTCGAGGAGGCGGTCGGCTCGCCTGACCGCGACGGCCCGTCGGGGTCGACTCCAGCCGCCCACGATCGCAGCCAGGACATGGCGATCTCGGGGCGCACCGCGCCTCGCAGTTCCGGCGTCAGGTCACCGGTACGAGTGAAGACCCGACGCGCCTCGGCGACGGAGACGTCGCGGAAGCTCCGCTCCGCCCTCGGCTGTCGCATGTCGGCACGTTCGCCCGCATTGAGCATGGGATGCCCACCTCCAGGTTTCGGTCGCCTGTCGACAGACGACAATGGCGCAGATCACACCGGTTGTCAAGCACGACGCCCCCGCACTTGTCACGCGGGGCATCGAGCGGAACGGACGGCGCGCACTCAGCCGGAACCGGCCGGGGCCGCGCGACGATAGGACAGGTCGAGCAGGCTCGACTGGGTGATGGCATCACCCAGGAGCTCGCCGACGAGGCGGCCTTCGGCCATCACCAGCACGCGGTCGCACAGACCCGGCAGCTCCTCGTTGTCGGACGACGCGACGATGACGGCGGCGCCCGCGTTCGCGAGCGCCCGGATCTGCACGCGGATCGCCTCCTTGGCTCCCACGTCGATGCCGGCGGTGGGCTCGTCGAAGGCGAAGACCCGGGGTCCCGTCATCATCCACTTGGCCAGCAGCGCCTTCTGCTGGTTGCCGCCGGAGAGCACCCGCATGGGTGCCCGGAGCCGGCCCGCAGGTCCGGCGACATCGGTGATCGCCTTCGCAACAGCCTGATGCTCGCGCCTTCGGTGCACAACGAGTCGCAGCCGCCTGAACCGGGCCAGCGACGGCAGCGCGACGTTCTCGGCGACCGTCAGCTCCTGGAACCCTGCCTGGTGCCTTCGGTCCTCCGGGAGGAAGGCGATGCCGGCCGAGACGGCCGAGCGCACCGAGGGACGGGTGACCGCGCGGCCCCTCCACGTCAGCGCACCGTTCGCCGGACGATCTGCGCCCACCAGCATCCGCAGCAGTTCGGTACGCCCCGATCCAACGAGGCCCGCGAGCCCCACGATCTCGCCGGATCGGAGCTCGAGGTCCACCTCGCCGACGCGGCCCCGCCCCAGTCGCTCCGCCCTGAGCAGCACTTCGGCATCAGCCGCCGGAGACCGCGCGTCCGTCCGCGCCCCTGCGTCGGCATCCGCGGAGACATCGCCCATCAGCCGGACCAGTCCCGCAACGCTGCTCTGCTCCAGCGCGCCGGTGTGCGTCGTACGACCGTCGCGCAGGACGCTCACGTCCTGGCAGAAGTCGACGACCTCCTGCAGGCGGTGGGAGACGTACAACACGGCCACGCCGTCGTTCCGCAAGCGCTCGATGGCGCGCGCGATGCCGTCGACCTCGCGAGGCGAGAGAGAGGCCGTCGGCTCGTCCATCACCAGCACCCGGCACCGCTGTGAGGTCGCCTTGGCGATCATCATCAGCCGGAGCTGGGCCGGCGACAGCCCGCCGACATCGTCGCGGACGTCGACGGCCAGACCGATCTGCTCGACGATGGCCTGGGCGTCGCGGACCATCGCGCGCTGGTCGACGAAGACGCCGCCGATCCTGCGGTAGCGCCCCATCAGCAGGTTCTCCGCGATCGACAGTCCATGGCCGACCACCAGCTCCTGCGGTATCACCTGGATCCCGTGGCCGATCGCGTCGCGAGGAGCGTGGAAGTCGACGGGCACCGAGTCGACCTCGAGGTCGCCGGCGTCCCGCCGGATCCGTCCCGACAGGATGCCGATCAGCGTGGATTTGCCCGCTCCGTTGGGGCCGATGAGCGCGGTCGCGATCCCCGGCCGCAACGTCAGCATCGCATCCTTCAACGCGTGCACCCCCCGAAGGACCGCCGGATTCCCGACGCGGTGAGCACGGGCGCCACCTGCGCGGTCACCTCAGGCCGCCAACCGTCGGCCGAGCTGAGCCGACATCACAGCGAGCACCAGGACAGCACCCTGGATCAGGTTGGCGACGGCGGGCGAGTAGTTCATCTGCACGATGCCGTTCTGCAGAGCTGCCAGGAACACAACGCCCACCGCCGAGCCGAGCACGTGGAATGAGCCCTTGCTCATGAAGGTCGAGCCCAGGAAGCAGGCGGCGTACGCCGGCAGCAGCAGGCCGATACCGGCGTTCGGGTAGTACGACTGGGCCTGGGCCGCAAGCAGGATGCCGGCGAACGAGCAACCCAGACCGACCAGCGCGAACGAGGACGCCCGGATCATCCTGTTCCGGATTCCGGAGAGTCTCGCGGCTTCGACGTTCGCGCCGACCGCTGAGATCTGTCGGCCCCACAGCGTCCGGTCCTGGGCGAGCCAGAGCAGGCCCACGACAACGATCTCGAGGAGGATCACCAGCGGCACCGGTCCGATCTCCACCCTGGCGAGGTCGGTGAACGCCTCGGGAATCCCGAGGCTGATCTGCTGGTTGTCGGAGATCTTGACCTCCAGTCCCAGCAGAATGCTGCCCGCGGCCAGGGTGATGACGAACGCCGACACCCCCGACCACGCAATGACCACGCCGAGGACGATGCCGACCAGGATTCCGGCGAGCGCCGTGACGAAGAGCGCGGACGACACGGTCAGGTGCTGATGAGCGAGGAGCACGACGACCAGGGCGCACGAGAACTGTGCCTGGTACCCGACCGAGAGGTCGAAGTCCCCGATGCGGAGCGGCACCGTGAGCACCGCCGCCATGAGCAGCAGAGGGGCCGCGATGCTGAGCAGGCCCTTGGCGTTGTCCCAGGTGAGGAACGTGCCGGGCAGGTTGACGGCGAAGAAGGCGATGACGGCGAGGCAGGCGATGGCGGTGCCGTAGCGCAGCAACACCGCGCCGCGCGGGCCGCGGCTGCCGGCGAAGTCCGTCTCGTGGTCGGGCGTGTCACGATCCGCCGTGGCGGACGGGTCGGCCTGGGTGAGCGAGGTCATCGTCGCACCTACTCCGTGGCCGTGGTGGGCTCAGGAAGGGCCTGCAGGCGGTAGCCCTGGGTCTTCCAGTCGGCATAGATCTTCTTGCCGACGTCGGGGAAGGGGTAGCTCGCCGCACCGGCGGGCATGTCGGCGCTCGTCACGACCTTGAATATGTGCGGGTACTTGGCGACCTCGGCATCTGCGGAGATCGGCGTGCCCTTGGTGAAGTGGTGGAGCAGCGCATCGGCCGCATGCCATCCCGTGTACCAGTTGGTCGCGTCGAGAACGACCGCGGTGTCGCAGGTCTCCAGGGCCTTGGCGGTGTCCGGGAAGGTGAACTGCGACAGAACGACGATGTCGTTGCGCCCCCTCTCCTTGAGCAGGTTGCAGATCGGCGCCAGCTGGGCGTCGATGCTGGAGAAGATCACCTTCACGTCAGGGTTGGCCGCGAGCTGGTCGCGCACCGAGTTGATCGTGTCCGAGACAAGGTTGGCCGGGTCGATCTGGTGCTCGGCGACGACATTCATGCCGTAGAGCTCCATCAGCGGACGGAAGACGTCGCTGCGCATCCGCACTCCCTGCTGGGGGTCGAAGTTCTGCATGATCACGTCGGATCCCGGGGGTACGTGCACACCCACCCAGTCGGCCGCCATCACGCTCTGCACCGCCTCGCTGGGACGGAAGATGGCCGCGATCAGGTTGTCGTCGTCCGGCACGTAGCCGCTGAGACCGACCACAGGCGTGCCCGACTTCTTGAACGACTGCAGCGCCGGGAGGATGCTGCTCGGCGGGGCCGCGATCGAGACGAACGCGTCGACCTTCTGCTGCACGAAGGACTGGCTGATCGAGGCGAGTAGGCCGGGCTGGCCCTGGGCGTCCTGAACGATCACATCCCAGCCGAGCGCGGTGGCGGCACGGACGAACTCGTCGGCGAGCTGCTTCTGGATGTAGGAGGCACCGACGTAGATCAGCAGACCGATCTTCTTCTTGGGCACTTCGATCGAGTCCGCGGGAGCGGCGGCGTCCGCATCGGCCCGCGAGCCCGGGGCCTTGTCGGAGGAGACGGACCCGGTCAGGCGCTCCCCCTGGTCGGAGGTCTGGCCTGCGGGGGTGGCCGTGCAGGCCGACGCGGCGAGAGCCATCCCGATCACCAGCCCCACCGCGGAGATCAGATTGGAACGTTTGAACATGTTGTCGTCCTTTGATGAGTCGACAGCGGCGCCAAGGCATGGGCGCCGGCCCGTCAGCGGCGGAGTTGGACCCGAGAGAGGCGGGGCTGCGACGACGTCGCTGCCGCCCCGCGCAGCAGCAGGCTAGGAGCCACCCGTCCGCATCGGCTGTCGCAATGTGACACAGGACACGCCCATCGGCGGGCGCACGATCAGGCGTCGTGCGCCGGCGGAGCTGACAGGCCTCTCGGTCGGCCAGCACAGCATC harbors:
- a CDS encoding NADPH:quinone reductase, with product MIHIRAAGYAVTGGRDVLTIVDLPTRDPGPGEVRVRIHVSGVNPTDWKSRNGAIHMPIPDGAVQVPHLDGAGVVDAVGADVSHVRPGDRVWLWLIAFKRLEGTAQEFATVPADLVRRLPDSASFELGASLGVPFITAHHALTLRRGGPRRLAPGVLDGVTVLVAGGAGAVGNAAIQLAIWAGARVITTVSTEAKVRLARAAGARHVVGYRDQDAAEQIRRIAPGGVDIVVEVAPAVNVELDLAVIAQHGEIVVYANNGGDAVTMPVRSQMAQAVTWRFVLLYSMTADDLDDAVSSIDHALGDRALRVGEEFGLPLHHYPLDRIADAHAAVEDAVVGKVLVDVGR
- a CDS encoding ABC transporter permease gives rise to the protein MTSLTQADPSATADRDTPDHETDFAGSRGPRGAVLLRYGTAIACLAVIAFFAVNLPGTFLTWDNAKGLLSIAAPLLLMAAVLTVPLRIGDFDLSVGYQAQFSCALVVVLLAHQHLTVSSALFVTALAGILVGIVLGVVIAWSGVSAFVITLAAGSILLGLEVKISDNQQISLGIPEAFTDLARVEIGPVPLVILLEIVVVGLLWLAQDRTLWGRQISAVGANVEAARLSGIRNRMIRASSFALVGLGCSFAGILLAAQAQSYYPNAGIGLLLPAYAACFLGSTFMSKGSFHVLGSAVGVVFLAALQNGIVQMNYSPAVANLIQGAVLVLAVMSAQLGRRLAA
- a CDS encoding sugar ABC transporter ATP-binding protein, translated to MLTLRPGIATALIGPNGAGKSTLIGILSGRIRRDAGDLEVDSVPVDFHAPRDAIGHGIQVIPQELVVGHGLSIAENLLMGRYRRIGGVFVDQRAMVRDAQAIVEQIGLAVDVRDDVGGLSPAQLRLMMIAKATSQRCRVLVMDEPTASLSPREVDGIARAIERLRNDGVAVLYVSHRLQEVVDFCQDVSVLRDGRTTHTGALEQSSVAGLVRLMGDVSADADAGARTDARSPAADAEVLLRAERLGRGRVGEVDLELRSGEIVGLAGLVGSGRTELLRMLVGADRPANGALTWRGRAVTRPSVRSAVSAGIAFLPEDRRHQAGFQELTVAENVALPSLARFRRLRLVVHRRREHQAVAKAITDVAGPAGRLRAPMRVLSGGNQQKALLAKWMMTGPRVFAFDEPTAGIDVGAKEAIRVQIRALANAGAAVIVASSDNEELPGLCDRVLVMAEGRLVGELLGDAITQSSLLDLSYRRAAPAGSG
- a CDS encoding sugar ABC transporter substrate-binding protein — its product is MFKRSNLISAVGLVIGMALAASACTATPAGQTSDQGERLTGSVSSDKAPGSRADADAAAPADSIEVPKKKIGLLIYVGASYIQKQLADEFVRAATALGWDVIVQDAQGQPGLLASISQSFVQQKVDAFVSIAAPPSSILPALQSFKKSGTPVVGLSGYVPDDDNLIAAIFRPSEAVQSVMAADWVGVHVPPGSDVIMQNFDPQQGVRMRSDVFRPLMELYGMNVVAEHQIDPANLVSDTINSVRDQLAANPDVKVIFSSIDAQLAPICNLLKERGRNDIVVLSQFTFPDTAKALETCDTAVVLDATNWYTGWHAADALLHHFTKGTPISADAEVAKYPHIFKVVTSADMPAGAASYPFPDVGKKIYADWKTQGYRLQALPEPTTATE
- a CDS encoding helix-turn-helix domain-containing protein, which produces MQDVGTSTLHAQALRSLSAGIEEGVPVLVTGEPGTGKLSAARRALESCGSVVAIDVSEDVDAAACVAEFRAAVVRGDGVVLGHVDRSRREVLATLQEVWNAPTRPDSARVVATAFAAPSLVDGHHSSAELTFYRLFAERHVELPPLRERVNDVPRLVAAVSEARGRRVRWAPDALDALMKLPWRGNLRELEQVVLRTLARHPGVVTRADLPADVRAQIERHRLSWMERVERDALLAALDASGGNKVQAALELGISRSSLYRKISQFGL
- a CDS encoding LLM class F420-dependent oxidoreductase, with product MVIRATPGPQDLENPMKLGIGAFVTDLGMRPVALARAVEERGFECLLVTEHSHIPVHYESVYPNGGEMPDYYRHCLDPFVVLSAAAAVTTTLTLGTSISLIIQRDVVQLAKEVASVDHISDGRFFFGVGAGWLLEEMSTHGTDPAIRGALMDEQLQALKEIWTQEKAEFHGEHVDFGPIYAWPKPVQKPHPPIYVGGQSKAGFRRIARHGDGWVAGAAADPADVPGQIGLAAAAGLDVPITVFGADHRTPDVVSAYRDHGVERVGLLLEPASESETLVRLDEMAKLVDRMS
- a CDS encoding sugar phosphate isomerase/epimerase family protein; translation: MAEYPEFILAHGCLGPVSFEERIRAAAEAGFTAIGYSVLEFNALAAEGVTLDDLTGTLKAHGVRVSELEIALGFDAGFNEPGAGAPPRWGPPSFPFDVPCFDGATQVALLEMVERLGPDHVNVLGTYGPGGSRAGERMAALCDRVSAHGATVAVEFMAGTSVPDVPTAVGLLADVDRANAGVCLDTWHYERGAHAPGALDALASDRVTVVQISDGPRRPANPDDYFAETMHLRRFPGDGEWDLVGMLRGLVARGVRAPWSIEVLSDEVQAMDPGAAARALRASLDQLAREVFADLPNAGPVGI